One Ignavibacteria bacterium genomic window, CATCATGGCAGGAATCGATCGGGTTTTGGATGCTACATACGTTCCGGAGTACCAACACCGAGAAGGAGAAGTCCGTTCCTCATTGCACGTCTTGTTACGTCGGCCAACAACAACCGTGCGGCTTCGATCTCCGGTTCTACACCAAGGATACGACAGTCGTGATAGAAGTTGTGATACGCTGCCGCAACATCCCGCAGGAATTCAGCGATGGTATGGGGCTCCAGGTTTTCGCAGGCACGCTCCACAGCTGCTTGCATCCGAGAGAGCAAGCCGATGAGCTCGATCTCTGCAGGATGCGTAAGGACGGAAAGGTTCGCTGCAGAGTTCGGGGCAAGCCCCTTCTCTTCGGCTTTGCGAAGGATGGAGCAGATACGTGCGTGGGCGTACTGGAGGTAGAACACAGGATTCTTATCGCCTTCTTCTTTGGCAAGGCCGAGATCGAATTCGAGGTGTGTTCCAACGGCTCGCATCACAAAGAAGAAGCGGACAACGTCTGCGGCTACTTCATCGATGAGTTCATCGAGTGTAAAGGACTTGCCGCTTCGCTTGGAGAACTTGACGATCTCTCCATTTTCTACGAAGGTCACCATCTGGTGGATCACAACCTTCACCCGTTCCGTGTCGAACCCAAGAGCACGCACACCTGCAAGAACATCCGGGATGGTTGCGATATGGTCGGCACCGAAGATGTCCACCACGGTGTCGAATCCTCGCTGGAGTTTATCACGGTGGTAGGCGATATCCGGCAGACGATAGGTTGGTTCGCCGGTGGACTTCACGATCACCTTGTCTTGAGCTTGTCCGAGCTGGGTGAGTGCGAACCACTGAGCCCCATCCTTCTCATAGACCAAACCCTTTTCGCGAAGGTCCTCGATGGTGGCAGTTACCTTGCCATCGCCATACAGTGAATCTTCGTTGAAATATTCATCGTGGTGAATATTGAGCGACTCAAGCGTCTTCTTGATCGATGAGAAGCACCACTGTTCGCCCTGTTTGCGGCAGAAGGCACGTGCATCGTCTTCATTCAACGCCGTGATCTCGGCGCGATGATCACGCACGATGTTCTCGGCGATCTCATGGATGTATTCGCCGTGATAGCCATCTTCCGGAAACGGAAACTCTTCATTCCCGAGTCGATGCTGGACGCGAGCATAGATGCTCAAGCCCAGTTTATTCATCTGATTACCGGCATTGTTGAAGTAGTACTCCCGTGTGACGGAATACCCATTCCAGGCGAAGAGATTGGCGATGGTATCACCCACGGCACAGTTCCGTCCATGCCCTGCATGTAGGGGGCCAGTGGGATTCGCGCTTACATACTCAACGTTCACCCTGCGTCCGGCACCGATGGTAGAACGACCGATGTCATCACGTTGTGCATCGAGGTCGCGCAGCATCGCATGGTAGACATCGTCGGAGAACGTGATGTTGATGAAGCCCGGACCCGCCACTTCGATCGCCGAAACAAGCGGAACCGTGCCGATGGCATCAACGATCTCTTGGGCGAACAAACGAGGTTGTTTGCCAAGCCCCTTTGCGAACGTCATGGCGATGTTCGTTGAGAGGTGTCCGTGTCCTTCTTGACGAGGGACGCCAAAGGCGATATCATCCGGGGGAGTAACACCTAGAGAGACAAGGGCCGCATGGAGTTGCGGCTCGATATACCGTTGCATCATCATTGTCAGACCGTTGCTTTTTTCGAGATCGTCGTTGCTTTTGCCGTGCCCGATTCTGTGAGGGTGTACGCTTTCGCGTCGCCCCAGAGTCGTTCGAGCTTGTAGAAGTCACGCGTTGCCTTCAACATGATGTGGACCATCACATCAAAGTAGTCGAGGATCACCCATGTAGACGTTCCACGGCCTTCCGAGCGTGGATTACCAACGCCCACTTCTCGCATCGTTGCTTCGATACTGTCCGAAACTGCCTTGATCTGCGCTTCAGAGTCTACGGAGACGATCACGAAAAACTCAGCAGGAGCCCCCTCAATGGCATTGAGATCAAGGATCAGCAGATCGTGAGCTTGTTTTTGTTGAGCCATGCGGGCACACAGTACTGCGCGCCCCTTGGTTGTTCTTGGTTTTGGTGTGGCCACTAGGTGGTCCTTTTATGTCAGTCGAGAAAAGGTTCAAGTTTGTCAATGTCCGACCCGAGCATGATGGTAGCCCGGACGAACCGCATGGAATCGATCTCCGTGACGATCAATGTATCGGCGATGCCAAGAGCATTGGCGATCTTTCGCGCCGAGACCTTGTCGCCCATGCGATCGATCACCAGCGAGCGTTTTGGTCGATCCCCCGTTGAAGAGATCTTTACAACATCGAATCCACGCTCGCGAAGGAATTCGAGTGTATGCCTGCCTGCCCCCTGCCTACCGGAGGCATTCACAACATCCACTTGGATCGTACTGCGCGGATCATCTTCGTTCACCAGTGGTGAGACCGGAGGGTTGATCAATCGCCATACGAGGGACCCGAGGAATGCAACCACAACAACACCGAGAGCGGCGATCAGGACCCAGGGCCAGATCGGTCTCCGTCGTTCGGCTGTCATGCGTCATCCTCAACGTCATCCATATACTCTTCGAAATGACTCCCGTGCTTCAGAAGCATTTTCAAGAGCATCTTCCTTGCGCGGAAGAGGTTTGCCTTTACAGTCCCGAGCGGTTGCTTGAGCCGATCGGCGATCTCCTGATACTCCAGCTCTTCGTCGTGCCGGAGCCGTATCACCTCCCGATATCTCTCCGGAAGGGTCGTTAGAGCCTGTTTGAGCATGGCAACACGCTCATTTGCCAGAAGTGTCACATCCGGTGTAGGTCCTCGGTCCTCCGGTTCCATAAAGAACTCTCCTCCGTCCTTTGACCGCAGTGGAGTGTCCAGAGAGACCATCGCGAACCGACGCCGACGCAGGTGATCAATACACCTATTTGAGGCGATCTTATAGAGCCACCTCGAGAACGGGTATTCGAACTGAAACGAAGAAAGGGCCTGATAGGCCTTTACGAACGTATCCTGGACCAGATCGTTCACATCCTCCTCGTCCCGGATCATTTTCCGGATGAGGAAGGACACGATACGCCGGTACTTCCGTTCGAGCTTTGCGAAGGCATTCGTGTTCCCTGCAAGCACGTCACGGATGATCGCTTCGTCCTCGCTGGACGAATCCGCCGCCTGCTGCGGAGTGTCACTCATAGATCACTCATATGCGAACGCGAATGTTCCCCTTCTGTGTGTGCGGAAAGGGCGGGATTCGAACCCGCGGTACCATTGCTGGTACACACGCTTTCCAGGCGTGCCAATTCAACCACTCTTGCACCTTTCCGTCCGCGCAATATACGGCGAACAGCGGTAACTCTCTATCCCGTTTTGAGTTATTGCAGGTATTCAGGAGAAAATCCGGCGATGGTTGCGGCCTACCCTCTTCGTACATTTGTTGACCACCACATGTGGGGTGGTAGAGGTGTGTTCGATACCATGAAAAGACGCCAGTTCATACAGGCACTCGCTACCCTTCCGGTGGCATCAAGTGTACTCACAGCAGGGACTTCCACGGATACCGTGAATGCCTCTGTTGCAGGGCGTTCGCGGATCCTACCAAAAGGTATCTGCCCGGGTTCAACTATAGGGATCGTCTGTCCAGCAAGTGCTGCCAACGCCTCGGAGGTCAAGGATTTCGTCGACCTCTGCACAGCTTGGGGGGTGAAGGTGAAGTTTGGGCGCAATATGTCGCGCAGGAACGGCTACCTCTCAGCACCGGATGCCGACCGTGCGTCGGAATTCATGGGATTCATCGAAGATCCCAATGTTGACGCCGTGGTCTGTGCTCGTGGCGGATACGGAGTGATGCGCATTCTGCCGATGCTTGATTTTGCCTCGATCCGTCAGGCCGGGAAGCTCATCATGGGCTTCAGCGACATCACGGCGCTCTTGATCGCCGTACAGCAGATCAGCGGACTTGTGTCCTTCCATGGTCCTGTGGCGTCCTCCACATTCAATGCTTTCACGGTTGATTCGTTGAAGACCGTAGTGGACTCCTCTGACCCCAAGCGTCTCACCTTCTCTGATCAACGCCTTACCACTATCCGGTCGGGCCTGGCTCAGGGACGGTTAACGGGCGGCAACCTCGCTATGATCGTCAGTACCCTCGGCACGAAGTACGAGATCGACACAACGGATTCGATCCTCTTCCTCGAGGAGATCAATGAAGAGCCATATCGTGTGGATAGAATGCTCACACAGCTCTGGCTGGCCGGGAAGCTGCAATCGTGCAAAGGAATCGCCCTTGGAAACTTCCGCGATTGTGAGGCCAAAGGAACCTCTATCACCGGTCCGTCATTTACGTTAGAACAAGTCTTTGAACAGCGGATCGCGTCGATCGGTATCCCGGTCATCTACGGACTGCCCGTAGGTCACGTCAAGAACAAACTCACCATGCCAATCGGTGTACGAGCCGAGCTTGATGCAACGAACAAACAGTTGCGTCTGCTTGAACCTGCCGTGGCAGAACGGACATGAATATGAACATCAGCTCTCCACTTTGTAAAAGGACGATCATGCATCATTTGCGCATGACCCTCTTTCTAGCCGTCACCCTTGCGCTTGCAGGAACATCCGTCCTCGCACAGACGATCAACGTCTACGGCGTGAACACGTCTGCATTCCCCAAGATCACGGCCGACTACGTAGCGTTTGACGGAACCGGTGTTCCGATCACCGATCTTACGGCAGCGGACTTTTCGATCGTGGAGACACCACAGGGCGGAACGCCGGTGAATCTCACGGCTTCGCTGACGCACTCGTGTGTGGCTCAGAACACGGATCCGGAAGCAAGCATTGTGATCATACTCGACCGATCCCAGTCAATGAGTGAGATTGTTGATGGCAAACAACGTTGGGAAACAGCCAAGGATGCTGTGCGTGCATTTGTCAATCGCATCAAATTCATCGGTGAAACACGTGTGTCATTGGTTTCTTTTGCCGGGAACTACGTGGTCATCAACGAATGGGTCAGCAGCGCTCAACCGATCTTAGACTCATTGGTCAACCTGAAATGGCAGACCGTTACGAACTACGAACTTCCGTTTGACGCGCCGAGCAACATCTTTGAACTATTCAAAAAGCGTCCGGCAAACATTCCAAAGTACTGTTTCTTTCTCACGGACGGACACCCGAACCCAGCGATCGGCAACGAGATCAAGTTCGTAAATGACAACACGCAGAAGCTTCAAGCACAAGGCATTCGTTTCTTCAGTGTGACGATCAAGGAAACCTTCACGCACTGGACGCTTGAGTCCTTGGCTCGTGCAACAGGTGGCAAAGCTGTTGTGACCGATGAGAAAGGGATCATAGATCTATTCTCCTACCTTGCCCTAGAAACGCAAGTGACCAAGGTGTGCCAGATCAGCTGGATAGCCCCTTACACATGCAACGAGCAAGGCCAGAACAGAACAGCCGTCATTACGATGAAACGTGGCGCCAACCCAACGGCCACGGCCCAATACCTGGCACCACCAAAAAGTGTTGCCAAGGTTGATGTGAGTGATCCCGTTCTTTTCTGCGGCGATCCTCCACAAAGCAATGCCTCGTATGCCAACGTCACGATCACAGCACAGAATGCAACGTTTGCTGCTACGGCGTTCAATATCGTACCGGCCACCTACTTCAAGGTGGTCGACTGGAACTATCCGCTCAACCAACCGAACTTCACGCCATTCAACCTTGCCCCGAATGCAAAGCGCGTGATCCGTGTACAATTCACGCAAGGTCCGACACAGGCGTTCCGTCAGGCACAACTTTCGTTCGCCGGATCTCCATGCCCGCCGAACATCACCCTCGTTGGTGGCACAGGACTCATCCTTCTCCAATCGCCGATAGGGGGCGAGCTCTTCTCCACGTGTGACACGGTCACGATCAAATGGGCAGGTGTTCTCCCAACACAACCTGTCACGCTCGAATACTCCGAAGACAACGGCACAACCTGGAAATCGATCTCAGCTGCAGCCACTGGTCTCGTGTACAAGTGGCTTCCACCACGTGCCGGCACGGCCTATCGAGTTCGTGTTTCTGTGTCCCCCTACCGCTCAATACCAATGGGCAAAACAACTCGGTGGTGCAGGAGCGGAAACGGCCACGTCAGTGGCTGTGCAGCCAAACGGTCTTAAGATCTTCGCATCGGGATACTTCGATGGTCCAACCAAGATCGGCGCTGCAACCTCAGCGAACATGGCCGGTAACACCGACGGATACTTAGCAGAGTTTGATTCCGACGGAACGATCACGAATACGATGTTGCTCACAGGTACTGCCTCGAACGACGAACGCGTCATCGGCGTCGTGACAGACAACCAAGGCAACTACTATGTGGCCGGATATACTTCAAGCCCAACGGCAACATTCGGCGGGTTCTCTGTTACACCACGTGCTCCTCTTGATACACGAAACATGTTCGTGTTCAAATTCGCACCGGATGGTTCCCTTGCATGGTCGAACATCAGTAAGGGATCAGCAACGCAAGGCAGCTGGGCCAGCTGCACGGACATCGGCATTCGTTATGATGCATCGAACAATCCCGAGGTTGTCATTGTTGGTCAATTCAATAAGTATATCGAGGTCGGTGTAAACCGTGGCGGCACGATCGAACGAGGCGGACCTGCGGCAGCTGGGAACCGCAACTACTATGTAGTGTACGATGTTGGCGGTTATCCTCGGATCACGATCAATGCTGCAGCACCTACAGCGGGTGTCACCTACAAATCGAAGCGCGCAACCGATGCCATGAACTTCGTCTACGATACAGATTCGTATTCCGGACCGAAGTCATTCACTCCGCCGGCCATCACCCTTCCAAACCTTGGACTCACAGACGTCTTTGTCTCAAAGAATGGTTCCACGCCAGCTTCGAGTGCGGCTAGCCCGACCTCATTCACTGTACAAGCACCACAGCTTTCCTTTGTTGAAGCGAAGATCATCTTCACACCCGACACTCCGATCGGCGGAGTACCGGGTTCTGCAACCGCGACGTTAACGAACACAGGGTCCTTCCCTGTTACGATTCAGGCCATCAATATTGTTGGCGTTAACGCAGCTGATTTCCGCAGAACAAGCACCGACCTCAACCAACGCATCTTGCCAGGTAAGACGCTGCAATTGGAGATCGCCTTCACGCCAAGTGCAACTGGTGTGAGAACGGCACTTATGGAAGTGATCGGAAACTGCAATGCCACAGCACAAGTCTTGCTCGAGGGCAACGCGATCGCCGGTTGCGATCTTGAAAACAGCGCTACGGTGAACCTTGGCAAGTTCGTTCTTGGTCAGGGTACAACCCAACAGATCTCATGCGCACTGAAGAACACCGGAGTACTCGTTGTCTCTGGTAAGATGTCAATTGTTTCCAAGGACAATGATCTCGCATTGCTCACTCCTTTTGATTTTGTGATCAAGCCAGATAGCTGCCTGAATCTCAGCATTGATATCAAGGCGCAGTCGGCCGGCATCAAGCAGATGACAATTGCCTTTGGCCTGCCGGCGGTGTGCGGCACACAGACTGGAACGATCACAGTTGAGATCGTTGAACCCCGCGTTGCGATCGATAGTGTTGACTTCGGCAGAGTACGTGTACAAACGCCGGTGAACGACACGATCGTTGTTACGAATCTCAACAACGACCCTGCCGTGATAACGGCGTTCTCGCTTTCGAATCCAACTGATCCACACTTTGTTATTACCCTTCCGGCACCACAGACTCTTCCTCCGGGTGCGTCGATCAAGATCCCTGTGGTCTATACCCCTCGCACGCGTGGAGCACATTCGGTGAATGTTCTCGGCACGGTGCAGGGTCAGGCAGCCCAGCTCGTTGGTGAAGCAAAGGGCTTTGGCTTCCTCCCAGCCATAAAGGCAGAGGGATACACATTCAATGCGTGGACAGCCGGTGCAACGTCTCCTGAGACAGGCAAGGTTGTGATCACGAATATGGACAATGAAAGCCCCCTTCATATTGAGCGGGTCGACTTTGAATCTGCCACAACAACATTCGCGTGGGTAGGTGCTCAACCTCCTATCCCGGCAACCATTCAGCCAGGGGGCTTCATCGAGCTTCCTGTGTCATTCACTCCGGCCGTGGTTGGAATGAACACCATCCGCGTTTGTGTTACACATGACGCAAAGCCCGGTCCCGGACCCGTTCCGCCGTATGATGAAGAGTGTGTTGTTGTATCCGGTGTTGGTCTTGATCAATCGGACCTACCGCCGGTGATCTTCCCACGCACATTGATCTGTGCTATGCGGACGGATTCGTTTACCATCGTGAATCCAAGCAACCAGTACCCGCTGAACGTTCTAGCGCCGACGTCCACTGGTGATGCTTCGGCATTCATCATTGATCAAACAACGGACTTCCAGATACCGCCTAGTAGGTCAAAGGTCATTCGCATTACCTTCCAACCATCGGCAGTCGGACTAACAGCCGCAACCTTTTCGTTCGCAAACGATCAGTCTCTGAAACTTAATGTGAGTGTCAGTGGTGAAGGCATCACTACGCCAGTGGACTTCAGGTTCAACAACATCGTTTCAGGCACCTCGGGTCAGACGATCTCTACACCGGTTGTTGTGAACTACAATGTTGCAGAC contains:
- a CDS encoding arginine--tRNA ligase, whose product is MQRYIEPQLHAALVSLGVTPPDDIAFGVPRQEGHGHLSTNIAMTFAKGLGKQPRLFAQEIVDAIGTVPLVSAIEVAGPGFINITFSDDVYHAMLRDLDAQRDDIGRSTIGAGRRVNVEYVSANPTGPLHAGHGRNCAVGDTIANLFAWNGYSVTREYYFNNAGNQMNKLGLSIYARVQHRLGNEEFPFPEDGYHGEYIHEIAENIVRDHRAEITALNEDDARAFCRKQGEQWCFSSIKKTLESLNIHHDEYFNEDSLYGDGKVTATIEDLREKGLVYEKDGAQWFALTQLGQAQDKVIVKSTGEPTYRLPDIAYHRDKLQRGFDTVVDIFGADHIATIPDVLAGVRALGFDTERVKVVIHQMVTFVENGEIVKFSKRSGKSFTLDELIDEVAADVVRFFFVMRAVGTHLEFDLGLAKEEGDKNPVFYLQYAHARICSILRKAEEKGLAPNSAANLSVLTHPAEIELIGLLSRMQAAVERACENLEPHTIAEFLRDVAAAYHNFYHDCRILGVEPEIEAARLLLADVTRRAMRNGLLLLGVGTPERM
- the rsfS gene encoding ribosome silencing factor → MATPKPRTTKGRAVLCARMAQQKQAHDLLILDLNAIEGAPAEFFVIVSVDSEAQIKAVSDSIEATMREVGVGNPRSEGRGTSTWVILDYFDVMVHIMLKATRDFYKLERLWGDAKAYTLTESGTAKATTISKKATV
- a CDS encoding LytR C-terminal domain-containing protein — translated: MTAERRRPIWPWVLIAALGVVVVAFLGSLVWRLINPPVSPLVNEDDPRSTIQVDVVNASGRQGAGRHTLEFLRERGFDVVKISSTGDRPKRSLVIDRMGDKVSARKIANALGIADTLIVTEIDSMRFVRATIMLGSDIDKLEPFLD
- a CDS encoding sigma-70 family RNA polymerase sigma factor encodes the protein MSDTPQQAADSSSEDEAIIRDVLAGNTNAFAKLERKYRRIVSFLIRKMIRDEEDVNDLVQDTFVKAYQALSSFQFEYPFSRWLYKIASNRCIDHLRRRRFAMVSLDTPLRSKDGGEFFMEPEDRGPTPDVTLLANERVAMLKQALTTLPERYREVIRLRHDEELEYQEIADRLKQPLGTVKANLFRARKMLLKMLLKHGSHFEEYMDDVEDDA
- a CDS encoding LD-carboxypeptidase, with amino-acid sequence MKRRQFIQALATLPVASSVLTAGTSTDTVNASVAGRSRILPKGICPGSTIGIVCPASAANASEVKDFVDLCTAWGVKVKFGRNMSRRNGYLSAPDADRASEFMGFIEDPNVDAVVCARGGYGVMRILPMLDFASIRQAGKLIMGFSDITALLIAVQQISGLVSFHGPVASSTFNAFTVDSLKTVVDSSDPKRLTFSDQRLTTIRSGLAQGRLTGGNLAMIVSTLGTKYEIDTTDSILFLEEINEEPYRVDRMLTQLWLAGKLQSCKGIALGNFRDCEAKGTSITGPSFTLEQVFEQRIASIGIPVIYGLPVGHVKNKLTMPIGVRAELDATNKQLRLLEPAVAERT
- a CDS encoding choice-of-anchor D domain-containing protein; the protein is MPARPIEFVFLCPPTAQYQWAKQLGGAGAETATSVAVQPNGLKIFASGYFDGPTKIGAATSANMAGNTDGYLAEFDSDGTITNTMLLTGTASNDERVIGVVTDNQGNYYVAGYTSSPTATFGGFSVTPRAPLDTRNMFVFKFAPDGSLAWSNISKGSATQGSWASCTDIGIRYDASNNPEVVIVGQFNKYIEVGVNRGGTIERGGPAAAGNRNYYVVYDVGGYPRITINAAAPTAGVTYKSKRATDAMNFVYDTDSYSGPKSFTPPAITLPNLGLTDVFVSKNGSTPASSAASPTSFTVQAPQLSFVEAKIIFTPDTPIGGVPGSATATLTNTGSFPVTIQAINIVGVNAADFRRTSTDLNQRILPGKTLQLEIAFTPSATGVRTALMEVIGNCNATAQVLLEGNAIAGCDLENSATVNLGKFVLGQGTTQQISCALKNTGVLVVSGKMSIVSKDNDLALLTPFDFVIKPDSCLNLSIDIKAQSAGIKQMTIAFGLPAVCGTQTGTITVEIVEPRVAIDSVDFGRVRVQTPVNDTIVVTNLNNDPAVITAFSLSNPTDPHFVITLPAPQTLPPGASIKIPVVYTPRTRGAHSVNVLGTVQGQAAQLVGEAKGFGFLPAIKAEGYTFNAWTAGATSPETGKVVITNMDNESPLHIERVDFESATTTFAWVGAQPPIPATIQPGGFIELPVSFTPAVVGMNTIRVCVTHDAKPGPGPVPPYDEECVVVSGVGLDQSDLPPVIFPRTLICAMRTDSFTIVNPSNQYPLNVLAPTSTGDASAFIIDQTTDFQIPPSRSKVIRITFQPSAVGLTAATFSFANDQSLKLNVSVSGEGITTPVDFRFNNIVSGTSGQTISTPVVVNYNVADFGNAMPTEFTLTFTHDPDYVRFNSFKAPSMAGWTFTPTINRGNVVVLAQSTGAPLTVGSFVTPAFDIYLNADSSLPVTMAVTTPLSCLIPSGDAGSIEMNQICFTAGRLITIGTEQFSMKSPQSNPVRDRLAVEYSTGFSIATTFQIVDAVGNIVSEHVTPVVPSGVYLLDVSTERLANGVYFLRMNSGPYVASTQFVIVR